The following DNA comes from Triticum aestivum cultivar Chinese Spring chromosome 3D, IWGSC CS RefSeq v2.1, whole genome shotgun sequence.
acagattggttcgcaaaaacatcttatatttaggaacaaagaatTGTATTCTCTGCCAAATGCTGTATGGACTATCCTCtggaagaaaaaaaaaagattATCCTTTGGAAGCTAAGCATCCCtgcaaaaaataattttttttggcaTTGGGCCTTTCACGATATTTGTTGGGTTGGACGCCACGGGCTGTGGGCACCTCATACGACAGTGCATACCAGTGTGTGCGGTCATATGGTTGGCCGTATTGGGCTCTGTTGGCCTTTCTGTGCTTCCCACTTGATTTTCCTTATTTCTCTAAAAAAAAACTTGATTTTCCTTATCTTGTCTTTGCTCTCTTCCATATATGTGCGGCCATTGGGCATTTGTTGGCATCACTGATACAACAACTGCATGGGTTCCCAGAGCTAGGACTGCAGGAGGTAATTGCTACCCCAGTGCTATCTTTGGTGGTTGAGGTCTGAGGAGGCAGGTCACACATGGAGAAAATTACGCCAATTATTAGAGTAGACAAAAAGACATTTGAAAACCAATTTTGTTGATCAAGTTAACACTATTGGATGGCCGCCTAGTTTTTATTATCTCCTTGTCAAATTGTAGTGTAGATAATATTTTTTAAATCAATTTTTTATCAAGTTTATGAAAAATACCCACCAACATTTACAATATCAAATCAATACTACTGGTCATTAAAAACTATTGTTTTGTATGATAGATATTTGGTATCATAAATAATTATATTTTTTCTTTGAACTtcatcaaactttacaaagttccACTTTCGTAAAATATTACTGGGTATGCACGGTAGGAAGAGAGTTGCCCGTATGACTAAGGGTCGTTGTCTGGAATTTGGATGTGCCGAtaaaatatataaatatatatggGGTTTCTCCAAAAAGATCCATGTGCCTTATTTATATGACACTTTGTACATGAACTTAATTATTCGGGTCGGAAAAGTACTTCAACTATCACTTGATGCAACCATCGAGATGCTGGTACGGCGACCAAATCTAGCAACCGCGCAATCAGTGGAAAAGATGTCCGATGATACATAGCTGGTTATGCCGCCCATCACCGGCATGCTAGCGCTCACCCTAAGCTTGTTAATATAGTCAGAACGGTACGTTTGACCAAGGACGCCGTGCACATCGTCGGTGAGGTCGTGAAACTTGAAACCGATGTCCAAGTGAGCCAGACAGTCGTCCTCCGTGACACCGTAGTTGTGGATGCGAGAGTCCTTCTCCGTGACGGGCACCACGCTGGCCATGATGTCAAACACCCCCTTGAGCTGCACTCTGATGCCATTGGTCGTGGCGGTTCTCGTGATGGTCAGGCCTGCCACGGCTGCCGACTCCCAACGCGCGTCGAGCTTGGCAGGGAGATCGATGGTCTCGTCGTCCAAGCCAATCTCAAGACGGTCGACGCGGTTGCTCCATTTCACGGTCCTCTTGGCACCGACGAGGAGGCGGTGGTCCGCGAAGCGGATGCCAATGGCCTGGATCCAGGTGAAGTTACGACCCGTGGCGGGGTTGTGTGTGCCAATGAAATGGGCATTGACATGGAGATCAACATCGGAGAGGACGCAAAAGTCCTGGTCCTTCTTGCCGTGGAAGTAGAAGTTGTTGCCGTCGCCACCGGTGAAGCGCGGGTCGCCGCAGGAGATGCCCGGGTAGTAGTCGCACACTTACATGGCACAAGTAGCTAACGTTACCACGTGTAGATAGATAGAAGAAAAGAATCGTGGTGGCAGTGTGGCAGAGATTAACTAACTGAAGGTGTTTATATATACTTACTGCATAGCGTCTTGCAGCTGGGGCAGAGGACGAAGCACTGGTCCGGGCAGCGGCTCTCGCACTTGGCCATGCACTTCCTCTTGCCGCAGTACTCCCCCGCGTCCCGCTTCCCTAGTAACGGTCCCCGTGGGGTTATCATGGCGAAGTTGGACGGCAGTCCCGCccctgcggcggcgacggcgccagCGGCCACCAAAGCAGCTGCGAAAAGACCTACGAGCTGCCGCGCCATGGATTGATCGTCGGCGCGCCTTGATATACCGGTGTTTGAGATGGCTGTATGGCGTTAACGTGGGCTGTGGTGGCGTTGAGGAGTTGACGCCAATTTATAGCTCCATGTGTACGTGTCGACTGTCCATGAGTGCTTGCTAAAGTACTTTGAGATTACGAAATTTGTTCTCTCTTTAGGTAGTTTTTTGAGTTGACATAGGGAAAAGGTGGGTGGATTCCCTCCCGTTAATTCATCCTGACTAAACTGGTGGCAGCTTGCCACTGGTTAGCGAAGAGCCCACGTTACATTCATGAAGCAACTCCAAACCCAAGTTACCACTCCGGTACTCCCTCAGTTTGGAAGATAGTGTTTGGGATTTTCGTTCCAGTattgaaaattaaaaattaaaaattcAGTCATAGGTAAACAATTCCAACAAGAGTACAAATATAGGGCTGCATATATTTTCTGCCCATACGGGTCACATGGTTCTCATACTATTTGTTTCTTTAACACAGTACAACGCTGAAAAAATAGGCCAAATATATTAGTGTTTCTCATACAATTATCGGCAAAactatctctgtctctctctctctctatatatataacttaaaaagaatgtaaggttCCATGTTTCACTTTTCTTCCCACCAccccctcgtccaatcttccatacgatatgcaatcaccttaatttacttacttTCTGAACAAATTCCACTTTAATGTACTTATCAAACTTCTCATCAAACTATAAGGTGAATAATGAACAAGATTTGATAAATATTTATTTATTATTGCATTAATGGGTACATAATCAAAAGCTAACATACTACTggaatatttatatcccgttgcaacgcacggacattgtCCTAGTTATGTAAAAAAAAAAACTATCACAGGAATCAAACCATGTTGTTCAGTCCATATGCCCAACTACCCTGGCCCTGATAGACAACTTGGGCCATGGCCTATGAGCTGAATACCTGGTTTTGGTTTTGCCCAGTTTTGCTGGTGGATCACGCAAAATCTATATCTTACTTGTTGTGAGGTGGATATAGCACTCACCGTgactgggccagcccaataacttgtgggtttgggaaccATTTGTGGCAGAGCTGGAAGCGGTTTTGGCAAAGTTACCTTTAGTTTTGCCTCGATCATACACGTTtggttttctcttttttctttttctttattttattttcccCCTTTCCAAGTTTTGAATACAAGTTGATGTTTTTAATATGCATTGAAGATTTTCtgaatacatgatgaacattttacagATACATgaagaacattttttatatatacattgAATTTTTAATGGCCTACACgttgaacaattttcaaatacacATTAACATATCTCCAAATACACATTTAATATCTTTCAAatgcatgttaaacattttttagTATGTGGGGAACATTTTTACATACACGGGAAATATTTTTATACACTTATTGAATAGTTTTCAATTACATGTCAAGCATTTTTTCTAAATGCTCGGTGAACATTTGACACACTAAGAGCGAGATATAGACGTGCCTACAGCGTCGATCCGGAGATTCTGGTGGCCCAGGGCAAAAAAGAATTTCGGGGCCTTTAATATAATGAGGACATGATGGGGAAATAAACAGGGCTCCTATATAAATATTAAATACAGAAGTATATCAGAAAAAAACATGAAATGTTGGGTATCAAACCGGGTCAATCATTCTAGTCATGTGTGAAGTTTAATGAAGAAATGGCATCCACGCTATCCTTACTGAAGAAAATGCAGTTCAACCTACGATCCATTCAAACAGTTTTTCACATAATCAGATTTATTGACTTTTTTTTACTAAGGATACCATGGATGTCATTTCTTCACCAAACTTCACACAGGAGTAGAACGGCCGACCAGATTTGATACCCTAAATTCCAGTATTTTTTCTTGTCCTGATATTTTTTTAAACCCTATATGCATATAGGGTTCATGGGCACCCAAGACCTACAAATCGTCTTCCTAACATAATAGCCAATATGCGTATATGTAAGATATACTGGTAGGAGCTAGGGCCCTACCGGATCTAGggcgtaggttgtaggggaaggagggggaaggacgagggctggtgcgcggcggccggcggcatgGCGCCGTCCTTGCGACGGAAGCAGCGGCGGCGAaggcaggaggcggctagggtttaggtctcccggctccctaagggaagccgagcaaattatgattgcttcttgcttgattggattgatacatctcctctccttatatagagaggtttacttgactcctaagcaaatgatcctaatatgataagataattgggctaagcccctaattaagatacttgggccataacccactgggctaagcccctatgccggtcataacacttctccccgcctgcacaaacagctcgtcctcgagctgtaaggtggggaagcgcttgctgaactcctcgaggtgatcaaccagcgtcaaacaccttcgcAACAGCTGGGGCGGcaaggtcggcggcgacggcgtcctccggaatgtagtttgcaacctccaggtagaagagtcgcgggcaggcgtggccgggcgtgtagggctcgtcgcagttgaagcacaacccttggcggcgacgctcgagtagctcggccgaggtgagccggcggaacgggcgcgccgcggtcgcggcgaggggtgccgcggaagcctgaACAGGCCGACACGGAGCGGGATCTGGCCAGGGTAGCGACCCAGTGGCCCGGGACGGTGACTCCTGCTGGacggccaccgcgcggcgctcgaacgcgcgggcgtagtacatggccgtctggataTCCTGGGGTCCctgaagctccacgtccacgctgatgtgatccggaagtccaccgacaaagaggtcggcccgctgctgcgccgtcacgcccgacgcgtggcatgccagggcctggaaacggtcggcgaagtcctgaaccgtggaggtgaagggaaggcggcctagCTCCGCCAGGCGACTCCCTCGGATCGGGGGCCCAAaacgaaggaggcagagctcgcggaagcgctcccaagggggcatgctgcCCTTGTCCtactcgagggcgtagtaccaagTCTGGGCTGCACCGCGGAGGTGGTAGGATGCCAGCCAAGTGCGCTTCGACGCGAGCGTGCGCTGTCCACGGAAAAACTACTCACACTGGTTGAGCTAGTTAAGcgggtcctccgtgccgtcataagtggcgaagtcgatcttggaGAACCGTGGCGGCGTCTGGGTCGGCGCGCCATGGCCGACCGGCTCGGCGGTGCGGAGCAGTGATGATGACGGCGCCCGGTCAACGGTGGGGAGACCGTCATAGGCCCCCGCGGAGCCGGACGAGGCCCCAGACTGCAGCGTGGGTACCGGTGGGTTCCCGGCCTCCGTGTAAACTGTCGGTGGCGACGTCCCGGTTAGCCAGGCCAGGATCTGGGACGGTGACGGCGGAAACCGGACCTGCTGGATCAGGAGGTCTCCCGATGTGGACTGGCCCAGTCCGAagctgggcggcggcggtgggagctgGACCGGCACGGGCGGCGCGACTGGGGCTGGCATGGGCCAGTGCGGCCACTGCGGCGCTGGGGTGGGCGCGGAAGGCGCCGCGAGAACCGGCACGGGCCACTGCGGCCAGGACGGCACTTGGGCGGGCGGCGGCTGGAACGACGGATGGGCCCCGACGATTGCCGCGGGTACCGAGGACCAGGGCaggtgcagcagcggcggaggcggcccgCTGGGGTGCCCCGCCTGGAACGGCGGCAGCGGTGGCCCGCCCATTGCAGGCGCGCCCTGGGACGGCCACGGCAGCGCGGGGTGGTCGTAGGCGGCGGTAGTCGCAGCCGGCGGAGGTGCGGGCGGCCCGGCCAGGTACCGATGGATGCCTTGGACGGCCGTCACGAGATCCCGCAAGATGCTGGTGACTTCTTCCGGCGTGAAAACGGCAGTTGTCGGCGCAGCGGAGGTGACCGGGGCTGGCGGCGTTGGGGACCCGGCAGTGGTCATCGGGGCGGTGGTGATGATGGGCAGCGGCGGCGTGGGTGTTGATGACGACATGATCGAACCCGagtctctggataccaaattggtaggaggtAGGGCCCTACCGGATCTAGggcgtaggttgtaggggaaggagggggaaggacgagggctggtgcgcggcggccggcggcgtggcgccgtccttgcgacggaagcagcggcggcgaaggcaggaggcggctagggtttaggtctcccggctccctaagggaagccgagcaaattatgattgcttcttgcttaattgaattgatacatctcctctccttatatagagaggtttacttgactcctaagcaaacgatcctaatacgataagataattgggctaagcccctaattaagatacttgggccataacccactgggctaagcccctatgccggtcataacatatactaataaatatttcaaatgcatcaatattgcATTGCATAATTTATACATATTACCTTAAAAAATTCTTATAACATTCTTAGATGCATAATCTCTTCTCAATGGATAAAATTGCAGGATGCATACTttatactccctttgttcccaaatatttgtctttctagagatttcaacaagtgactacatacggagcaaaatgagtgaatctacactctaaaatatgtctacatacatccgtatgttgcgtccatttgaaatgcctagaaagacaaatatttgggaaggGAGGGAGTAGATTAGATGACCGTGCCAAAATTTGATGAAACAACTAGTAATTCGAAAATTACTCAATCAACAGAATAAATCTTACCTATGGTAAAGTGAAACTTGCAAATAACAAATGCACGAAGCTGAATAATATCTACCACTCAACAGTGTCCAATCAGTCGATCATCATTGTGCTATTGCAGTAAAAAAGACGCAATATCAATGTCATCTATGAAAATATCTAGATCACCAAGTCACACATAGGATATTAGGCTACCTTCTCTGCGTACGTAGCCGCGCGGACAGCAGAAGACCGTCGACTGCTACCAGGCGTCCCTGTGGCCGGATGGATCCTGTTCGCCCTTTTCCTGGAGGCCGCTGCGGCTACAGCCGCTGCAAGGAGGTGGGCTAATGGCGATGCGATCAGGCAAGGAGACGGCATCGTCTGGCGAAGACGTGATTAGGCAGAATAGCAATTAGATCGTGCGTGATTGGCGGCCAGTGATGCGTCGCTAGATTTCAGGAAGTCCTCGGTGTGCGCTTAGCGATCTGTTGGGCCAGGCATTGCACGGTAGAGCCAAGTGGATCACGCGCCGAATACCGACCTGCACGTATGGATTTACAGATTTTAGGCCGGTCCATGTGCTACCATTTCTAGCAGGATTTTGGGTTTCTTTTTCTCAATTTTTCTGAGCTTCTGCCGAAGTTTCCTGCATGGCTTTCCTCTTTAATcttcattttttttacttttctaatttttgtggctttttctctAATTTTTGTTCCATTTTTCCTTATTTTTAAATATAATTGTATTACCAATAAATGCACAAGCATCATGAAGAAGATATGAACCTTTAAAATAAAATGTTATaacactttttaaaataaaaaCGAACACATTTTTAAAATGTCTGAGTACTTAGTACAGCTATACGAACAATTCAAAATGGCGaatagttttgaattttttttctaaacTTAGATGAGCATTTTAAAATATATGTGaaccattttttattgcacgggattTTTTTAAATATGTGCGTATCTATTAATAATTCATTGAACATGTTTTAATGTGAACACTTTTTAAATGACCTGAAGACTTTTTAAAAATTAATACAAACAATATCTTCAATTCTATGCACAATTTCTGaaaatccatgtatttttttaaatACCTAAATTTTCCTAAAATAATAATTGTTGTTACTCTTTATATGTTCAAATGATTTAGTTTTCCATTTAAAATTTTtgttaatatttttattatttttcaatTTGTGAAATATAAATAGTCCGTAAAAATTCAAAATGGTAAATGGGTCGATCTTGTGTTGGGCGAGGCGCACACACTTGCTATTCATTGCCTTATGCATGGAATAGGAGGTTGCCACCTAGATAACCAGGGAACCATCATTGACAAGATTTTTAAAACACGGTGGTTATTGAgaatattttgatataattttGTGAATAGACTGATCATTTTTTCTCACACTAGGTCTTTTCTGTCTATCCCTCCCTGATATTTTTCTTTAAATCCACTAGAAATTCACAACGTATTTTCCTCTGGTAATTTAGTCGCTTTCTCGATTGTTTTTTTTCATCATTTCGTTATTTGTGTTGAATGTTGTGTTGGTTAATTTTAAGTTTctctactgattgtacattgaggAGCATATATGTTGAAGATTACTTGTCCCATTGAGTAAGTAGACTCTAGAGAAATGAAATGCAAGCTGGGTTACAAAATCAAGCATGTCTAGCAACATCCGAAACCATCGTTGCTTTTGCTAGTTAGTGAGATTTTTAACATATGAGTCATAGTAGCATGCTTGGAATGAATCTTCTCAAGGCTTGGAACATGAGTTCTAATTTCATACACAACAACACCATATACATGTATATGTTTAGTTCTTCCTTGTTCTTTTCAACCTGTAGGCAGTCGAAAGCACAAAACAGACTTTGCATCAATGTTTGCTGGAAAAGCTAGTGCTTTCCTACATGACATTGTTTGTGGTGTTGCTAGTTTATAAACAATATCTTGAGCTATTAGAATCCATCCCTAACATGGCAGACATCTTCATTTTTGCACGTCATAACAACGACTCCTCTCCCTTTGTTCCACAACATAGCCACATGAACTGAACTTTAGTAGTCCTGACTTTGCAATGATCTAGTGGTTTCGCATAACCTCTGAATGTTTGACAGTGATGTGGGGGGTTCGATCTTAGTCCCTCCAAATCTTAAAAGAAATGTTTGATGAAGCCAAATGTAGTTAAGGGGCTGTGAAAATGACATTTTTCGATAAGTTTTCTTCTAGCAGTTCATATTGACTAGCAAACCACTAGTGTCTTGATGAAACTAACATGAGAGAGTGTCTCCGTTATGTTGAAGCACCAAAGATTTGGGCTATGTGTTCCGTAGTGCTTAGTGCTCAATCAAATCATCATAAAAGGACGCATACACATATAGATCTAGTATATTTTAGAAAAGCATGCG
Coding sequences within:
- the LOC123075884 gene encoding uncharacterized protein, with the protein product MARQLVGLFAAALVAAGAVAAAGAGLPSNFAMITPRGPLLGKRDAGEYCGKRKCMAKCESRCPDQCFVLCPSCKTLCMCDYYPGISCGDPRFTGGDGNNFYFHGKKDQDFCVLSDVDLHVNAHFIGTHNPATGRNFTWIQAIGIRFADHRLLVGAKRTVKWSNRVDRLEIGLDDETIDLPAKLDARWESAAVAGLTITRTATTNGIRVQLKGVFDIMASVVPVTEKDSRIHNYGVTEDDCLAHLDIGFKFHDLTDDVHGVLGQTYRSDYINKLRVSASMPVMGGITSYVSSDIFSTDCAVARFGRRTSISMVASSDS